The Luteimonas sp. YGD11-2 genome has a window encoding:
- the fabD gene encoding ACP S-malonyltransferase, translated as MTDSQLAFVFPGQGSQSLGMLAELAQRHASIRDTFAEASEGAGVDLWVVSQDGPEEQLNTTEFTQPALLAASVAVWRLWQAEGVARPVALAGHSLGEYSALVAAGAIDLADAARLVRLRGQLMQAAVPAGKGAMAAILGAEDALVEEACRELSSDFVVVPANYNSPGQIVIGGEAEGVDRALGLLSERGVRKAVKLAVSVPSHTPLMREAANRLGEAMAGTDWREPALPVVQNVDGEVHEGIQSIRDALVRQLYLPVRWTSCMQALGGRGVTRFAECGPGKVLTGLAKRIDKAFEARALGTPADFDAALAEWKA; from the coding sequence GTGACCGATTCCCAGCTCGCTTTCGTTTTCCCCGGCCAGGGCTCGCAGTCGCTGGGCATGCTCGCCGAGCTCGCGCAGCGGCATGCGTCGATCCGCGACACCTTCGCCGAGGCGTCCGAAGGTGCGGGCGTCGACCTGTGGGTGGTGAGCCAGGACGGCCCGGAAGAGCAGCTCAACACCACCGAGTTCACGCAGCCGGCGCTGCTGGCGGCGAGCGTGGCGGTGTGGCGGCTGTGGCAGGCGGAAGGCGTTGCGCGCCCGGTGGCGCTGGCCGGCCACAGCCTCGGCGAATACAGCGCGCTGGTCGCGGCAGGCGCCATCGACCTGGCCGATGCCGCGCGCCTGGTGCGCCTGCGCGGGCAGCTCATGCAGGCGGCGGTGCCGGCGGGCAAGGGCGCCATGGCGGCGATCCTGGGCGCCGAGGATGCGCTGGTGGAAGAGGCCTGCCGCGAGCTGTCCAGCGACTTCGTGGTGGTGCCGGCGAACTACAACTCGCCCGGGCAGATCGTGATCGGCGGTGAAGCCGAAGGCGTCGACCGCGCGCTGGGCCTGCTGTCGGAGCGTGGCGTGCGCAAGGCGGTGAAGCTTGCGGTGAGCGTGCCGTCGCACACGCCGCTGATGCGCGAGGCGGCCAACCGTCTCGGCGAGGCGATGGCCGGCACCGACTGGCGCGAACCCGCGCTGCCGGTGGTGCAGAACGTCGACGGCGAAGTGCACGAGGGCATCCAGTCGATCCGTGACGCGCTGGTGCGCCAGCTGTACCTGCCCGTGCGCTGGACCTCGTGCATGCAGGCGCTGGGCGGGCGCGGTGTCACCCGTTTCGCCGAGTGTGGGCCGGGCAAGGTGCTGACCGGGCTGGCGAAACGCATCGACAAGGCGTTCGAGGCGCGCGCGCTGGGCACGCCGGCCGACTTCGACGCCGCGCTGGCCGAATGGAAGGCATGA
- a CDS encoding aminodeoxychorismate synthase component I has translation MLITRQLAPDTDLLALHRRAPQRYPVLLESVAHGTAQARWDLLLVTDGDCFSLDTDGVVRDTRGNALEGGFLDVLDRHWQTLRQPREELRWPFRGGWALFLGYELGAQIEPVLRLPLPADGLPVAQALRCPAALLRDHATGECIAVAETAHGGLLDIIEADLSRAALPALPAWVAPATLDEDAPGAFLDGVRRILDYLAAGDVFQVNLSRGWQARFDAPLDPALLYARLRTMSPAPFSGLFATAGGTVVSASPERLVNVRGDVVQTRPIAGTRPRLPGDDDAARVRELVGHAKERAEHVMLVDLERNDLGRVCTPGSVEVDELMTVESYAHVHHIVSNVRGLLRADAKPGEVIAAVHPGGTITGCPKVRCMQVIAELEAVGRGAYTGAMGWLNRDGDMDLNILIRSAEVAGERVRFRTGAGIVADSDPQRELDETRAKARGMLHALAADAEPTQSRGTHAILAR, from the coding sequence GTGCTGATCACCCGCCAACTCGCTCCGGATACCGACCTGCTCGCGCTGCACCGGCGGGCGCCGCAGCGCTATCCGGTGCTGCTGGAATCGGTGGCGCACGGCACCGCGCAGGCGCGATGGGACCTGCTGCTGGTCACCGACGGCGATTGCTTCTCGCTCGACACGGATGGCGTCGTGCGCGACACGCGCGGCAACGCACTGGAAGGCGGCTTCCTCGACGTGCTCGATCGCCACTGGCAGACGCTGCGACAGCCGCGCGAGGAACTGCGCTGGCCGTTCCGTGGTGGCTGGGCGCTGTTCCTGGGCTACGAGCTGGGTGCGCAGATCGAGCCGGTGCTGCGCCTGCCGCTGCCCGCCGACGGGTTGCCGGTGGCGCAGGCGCTGCGTTGCCCGGCAGCGCTGCTGCGTGACCATGCCACCGGGGAGTGCATCGCGGTGGCCGAAACCGCGCACGGCGGGCTGCTGGATATCATCGAAGCGGACCTGTCGCGCGCAGCGCTGCCGGCACTCCCGGCCTGGGTGGCGCCCGCAACGCTCGACGAGGACGCGCCCGGCGCATTCCTCGATGGCGTGCGCCGCATCCTCGACTACCTTGCCGCCGGCGACGTGTTCCAGGTCAACCTGTCGCGCGGCTGGCAGGCCCGCTTCGACGCGCCGCTGGATCCCGCGCTGCTGTACGCCCGCCTGCGCACGATGAGCCCGGCGCCGTTTTCCGGGCTGTTCGCAACGGCAGGCGGCACCGTGGTCAGCGCCTCGCCGGAACGGCTGGTCAACGTGCGCGGCGATGTCGTGCAGACCCGTCCGATCGCCGGCACCCGGCCACGCCTGCCGGGCGATGACGACGCCGCGCGCGTGCGCGAACTGGTCGGGCATGCCAAGGAACGCGCCGAGCACGTGATGCTGGTCGACCTCGAACGCAATGACCTCGGCCGCGTGTGTACCCCGGGTAGCGTCGAGGTGGACGAGCTGATGACGGTGGAGAGCTATGCCCATGTCCACCACATCGTCAGCAATGTGCGCGGCCTGCTGCGCGCCGACGCCAAGCCCGGCGAGGTCATCGCCGCGGTCCATCCCGGCGGCACCATCACCGGCTGCCCGAAGGTGCGCTGCATGCAGGTGATCGCCGAGCTCGAGGCGGTCGGCCGCGGCGCCTACACCGGCGCGATGGGCTGGCTCAACCGCGACGGCGACATGGACCTCAACATCCTCATCCGCAGTGCCGAGGTGGCCGGGGAGCGGGTGCGCTTCCGCACCGGCGCCGGGATCGTCGCCGACTCCGATCCGCAGCGCGAGCTCGACGAGACGCGCGCGAAGGCGCGCGGCATGCTGCACGCACTCGCGGCGGACGCCGAGCCGACGCAGAGCCGGGGCACCCACGCTATCCTTGCGCGATGA
- a CDS encoding beta-ketoacyl-ACP synthase III yields the protein MPRVYARIAGTGSYLPANAVSNDELARRVDTSDEWIASRTGIRNRHIAAEGETTCDLAYHASVRALEAAGVDASELDLIILGTTTPDLIFPSTACLLQHRLGVAGCGAFDVNAACSGFVYALSIADKFIRSGAARTVLVVGAETLTRMIDWNDRATCVLFGDGAGAVVLKADSGTGILSTHLHADGGKKELLWNPVGVSVGFDENAPNAGVRINMTGNEVFKHAVKALDSVVEETLAANGLDRHDIDWLIPHQANLRIIEATAKRLDMPMERVVVTVDQHGNTSSGSVPLALDVAVRSGRVERGQLLLLEAFGGGFTWGSALLRY from the coding sequence ATGCCCCGCGTGTATGCGCGGATTGCCGGGACCGGCAGCTACCTGCCGGCAAACGCCGTCAGCAACGACGAGCTTGCCAGGCGGGTCGACACCAGCGACGAGTGGATCGCGTCGCGTACCGGGATCCGCAACCGGCACATCGCCGCCGAAGGCGAGACCACCTGCGATCTGGCGTACCACGCGTCGGTGCGTGCGCTCGAAGCTGCGGGGGTCGATGCGTCCGAGCTCGATCTGATCATCCTCGGCACCACCACGCCGGATCTCATTTTCCCGTCCACGGCCTGCCTGCTGCAGCACCGCCTCGGCGTTGCCGGCTGCGGCGCGTTCGACGTCAATGCGGCGTGCTCGGGCTTCGTGTACGCGCTGTCGATCGCCGACAAGTTCATCCGTTCCGGTGCCGCGCGCACCGTGCTGGTGGTCGGCGCCGAGACGCTGACCCGCATGATCGACTGGAACGACCGCGCCACCTGCGTGCTGTTCGGCGACGGTGCCGGTGCGGTCGTGCTCAAGGCCGATAGCGGGACCGGCATCCTCAGCACCCACCTGCATGCCGATGGCGGCAAGAAGGAGCTGCTGTGGAACCCGGTGGGCGTGTCGGTGGGCTTCGACGAGAACGCCCCCAATGCCGGCGTGCGCATCAACATGACCGGCAACGAGGTCTTCAAGCACGCGGTCAAGGCGCTTGACTCGGTGGTCGAGGAAACCCTCGCCGCCAATGGCCTGGATCGTCACGACATCGACTGGCTGATCCCGCACCAGGCCAACCTGCGCATCATCGAGGCCACCGCCAAGCGGCTGGACATGCCGATGGAACGCGTGGTGGTCACCGTCGACCAGCACGGCAACACCTCGTCGGGTTCGGTGCCGCTGGCGCTGGACGTCGCAGTGCGCTCCGGCCGCGTCGAGCGCGGCCAGCTGCTGCTGCTGGAAGCCTTCGGTGGGGGCTTCACCTGGGGCTCCGCGCTGCTGCGCTACTGA
- the fabG gene encoding 3-oxoacyl-ACP reductase FabG, whose translation MNPPLQGEIALVTGASRGIGAAIADTLAAQGATVIGTATSEAGAQAIGTRLQAHGGHGRVLDVADAASVESLVDAVTKEFGAVSILVNNAGITRDNLLMRMKDEDWQAILDTNLSSVYRMSKAVMRGMMKARKGRIINIASVIGVTGNAGQANYAAAKAGVIGFSKSLAKEIGSRGVTVNVVAPGFIDTDMTRSLPEDAKTALLGQIALGRLGEPADIANAVAFLAGPHAAYITGETLHINGGMYMP comes from the coding sequence ATGAATCCACCACTGCAGGGCGAGATCGCACTCGTCACCGGCGCCAGCCGCGGCATCGGCGCGGCCATTGCCGACACGCTGGCCGCGCAGGGCGCGACCGTGATCGGCACCGCGACCAGCGAGGCCGGCGCGCAGGCGATCGGCACGCGCCTGCAGGCCCACGGCGGCCACGGTCGCGTGCTCGACGTGGCAGATGCGGCCTCGGTCGAGTCGCTGGTCGATGCGGTCACGAAGGAATTCGGCGCGGTGTCGATCCTGGTCAACAATGCCGGCATCACCCGCGACAACCTGCTGATGCGCATGAAGGACGAGGACTGGCAGGCCATCCTCGACACCAACCTCAGCAGCGTCTACCGGATGTCGAAGGCGGTGATGCGCGGCATGATGAAGGCGCGCAAGGGCCGCATCATCAACATCGCCTCGGTGATCGGCGTCACCGGCAATGCCGGCCAGGCGAACTACGCCGCCGCCAAGGCCGGCGTGATCGGCTTCTCGAAATCGTTGGCCAAGGAGATCGGCTCGCGCGGGGTGACGGTGAACGTCGTGGCACCCGGGTTCATCGACACCGACATGACCCGTTCGTTGCCCGAGGACGCGAAGACCGCGCTGCTGGGCCAGATCGCACTGGGCCGCCTCGGCGAGCCCGCCGACATCGCCAATGCCGTGGCCTTCCTGGCCGGGCCGCACGCGGCCTACATCACCGGCGAGACCCTGCACATCAACGGCGGCATGTACATGCCGTGA
- the acpP gene encoding acyl carrier protein — protein MSTIEERVKKIVVEQLGVKEEEVNPSASFVDDLGADSLDTVELVMALEEEFECEIPDEDAEKITSVQQAIDYVKAHVKS, from the coding sequence ATGAGCACCATCGAAGAGCGCGTCAAGAAGATCGTCGTCGAGCAACTCGGCGTGAAGGAAGAGGAAGTCAACCCGAGCGCTTCGTTCGTGGACGACCTGGGCGCGGACTCGCTCGACACCGTCGAGCTGGTGATGGCGCTGGAAGAAGAGTTCGAGTGCGAGATCCCCGACGAGGACGCCGAGAAGATCACCTCGGTCCAGCAGGCGATCGACTACGTCAAGGCGCACGTCAAGAGCTGA
- a CDS encoding YceD family protein — translation MSADLPETVDVWRLVVARRVFEGRLPLSAMPRLGEVLQATQGDADYVMEFGRDAFQVPFVALRVEAGLPLQCQRTLQAFNEPVQLEQRFGLIRDEADEAALPPGYEALLVPEDGTLRPADLVEDELLLAVPLVPVAPGSEAVERDWPVSADEEARANPFAALQALKKNT, via the coding sequence ATGTCCGCCGATCTTCCCGAAACCGTCGACGTCTGGCGCCTTGTCGTCGCACGGCGGGTGTTCGAAGGACGCTTGCCGCTGTCGGCAATGCCCCGCCTTGGCGAGGTACTGCAGGCGACGCAAGGCGATGCGGATTACGTCATGGAATTCGGGCGTGACGCGTTCCAGGTGCCGTTCGTTGCGTTGCGGGTCGAAGCCGGGCTGCCGTTGCAGTGCCAGCGCACCCTGCAGGCGTTCAACGAGCCGGTGCAGCTGGAGCAGCGTTTCGGCCTGATCCGCGACGAGGCCGACGAGGCCGCGCTTCCGCCCGGATACGAAGCCCTGCTGGTGCCGGAAGATGGCACGCTGCGGCCCGCGGACCTGGTCGAGGACGAACTTCTGCTCGCCGTGCCGCTGGTGCCGGTGGCGCCGGGTTCGGAAGCGGTGGAGCGCGACTGGCCGGTGTCCGCCGACGAGGAGGCGCGCGCCAATCCGTTCGCCGCGCTGCAGGCGCTGAAAAAGAACACCTGA
- a CDS encoding AAA family ATPase, translating to MADTPTHADMLPDALSRSLGAAQEQVNSLVLGKAHEVRLAFVALLSGGHLLIEDLPGLGKTTLAHALAATLGLEFQRLQFTSDLLPSDIVGVSVYDAQARSFEFHPGPVFTQVLLADEINRAPPRTQSALLEAMAERQVSIDGVTHALPDPFFVIATQNPLDLAGTYPLPDSQLDRFLMRLSLGYPGAEAERALLAGSDRRDLIAQALPVLGADDVLKLRDAVQRVHASDALIDYVQALVARSRHHGGVRIGLSPRAGIALLRAARAYALLLGHRHVVPEDVQALFVAVAGHRLVPASDGGDATALAKAILHAVAVD from the coding sequence ATGGCCGATACGCCCACCCACGCCGACATGCTACCCGACGCGCTTTCACGATCGCTGGGCGCGGCTCAGGAGCAGGTGAATTCGTTGGTGCTGGGCAAGGCCCACGAGGTACGGCTGGCGTTCGTCGCGCTGCTGTCGGGCGGCCACCTGCTGATCGAGGATCTACCCGGGCTGGGCAAGACCACGCTCGCGCATGCGCTGGCGGCGACCCTCGGCCTGGAGTTCCAGCGCCTGCAGTTCACGTCCGACCTGTTGCCGTCGGACATCGTCGGCGTCTCGGTCTATGACGCACAGGCGCGCAGCTTCGAATTCCATCCCGGGCCGGTGTTCACCCAGGTGCTGCTGGCCGACGAGATCAACCGCGCACCGCCACGCACGCAGAGTGCGCTGCTGGAGGCGATGGCCGAGCGCCAGGTCAGCATCGACGGCGTCACCCACGCGCTGCCGGACCCGTTCTTCGTCATCGCGACGCAGAACCCGCTCGACCTCGCCGGCACCTACCCGCTGCCGGATTCGCAGCTCGACCGCTTCCTGATGCGCCTGAGCCTGGGCTATCCCGGTGCGGAAGCCGAACGCGCGCTGCTGGCCGGCAGCGACCGCCGCGACCTGATCGCGCAGGCGCTGCCGGTGCTCGGTGCCGACGACGTGCTGAAGCTGCGCGACGCCGTCCAGCGCGTGCACGCAAGCGATGCGCTGATCGATTACGTGCAGGCGCTGGTCGCGCGCAGCCGCCACCACGGCGGCGTGCGCATCGGCCTGTCGCCGCGCGCCGGCATCGCCCTGCTGCGCGCCGCGCGTGCCTACGCGCTGTTGCTGGGCCACCGCCATGTCGTCCCCGAAGACGTGCAGGCACTGTTCGTCGCCGTGGCCGGCCACCGTCTGGTGCCCGCCAGTGATGGCGGCGATGCGACGGCGCTGGCCAAGGCCATCCTGCACGCGGTGGCGGTGGACTGA
- the fabF gene encoding beta-ketoacyl-ACP synthase II, translated as MSKRRVVITGMGILSPVGNDLASNWEAIVAGRSGIAPITHFDASAFPTRIAGQVKGFDASRWIAPKDIKKMDTFVHYGVAASMMAVEDSGLDVAADGERVGVAIGAGIGGLKGIEDTTIKYHEGGPRKVSPFYVPSTIINMIAGQVSIMTGAKGPNVAAVTACTTATHNIGLAMRMIQYGDADAMIAGGAEYATTPTSLGGFCAMKALSTHNEEPTRASRPWDEGRDGFVMGDGAGILILEEYERARARGARIYAELIGFGMSGDAFHMTAPSENGEGAARCMRNAINDAGIDVARIGYINAHGTSTPAGDLAETMAVKQALGDHARSVMVSSTKSMTGHLLGAAGGIEAVYSAMAIHTGVLPPTINLVNPSEGCDLDYIPNTARDAQVEVAMSNSFGFGGTNGTLVFAKV; from the coding sequence ATGTCCAAGCGTCGCGTGGTGATCACCGGGATGGGCATCCTGTCGCCGGTCGGCAACGACCTCGCCTCGAACTGGGAAGCGATCGTCGCGGGTCGTTCGGGCATCGCCCCGATCACCCATTTCGATGCGTCCGCATTCCCGACCCGCATCGCCGGCCAGGTCAAGGGCTTCGACGCCAGCCGCTGGATCGCACCGAAGGACATCAAGAAGATGGACACCTTCGTGCACTACGGCGTGGCCGCCTCGATGATGGCGGTCGAGGATTCGGGCCTCGACGTGGCCGCCGACGGCGAGCGCGTCGGCGTGGCGATCGGTGCCGGCATCGGTGGCCTGAAGGGCATCGAGGACACCACCATCAAGTACCACGAGGGCGGCCCGCGCAAGGTGTCGCCGTTCTACGTGCCCAGCACGATCATCAACATGATCGCGGGCCAGGTGTCGATCATGACCGGTGCCAAGGGGCCCAACGTGGCCGCGGTCACCGCGTGCACGACGGCCACCCACAACATCGGCCTGGCGATGCGCATGATCCAGTACGGCGATGCCGACGCGATGATCGCCGGCGGCGCCGAATACGCGACCACGCCGACCTCGCTGGGCGGCTTCTGCGCGATGAAGGCGCTGTCCACCCACAACGAGGAGCCGACGCGTGCGTCGCGCCCGTGGGACGAGGGCCGCGACGGCTTTGTCATGGGTGACGGTGCCGGCATCCTGATCCTCGAGGAATACGAGCGCGCCAGGGCGCGTGGGGCGCGCATCTACGCCGAGCTGATCGGCTTCGGCATGAGCGGCGATGCGTTCCACATGACCGCGCCGAGTGAGAACGGCGAGGGCGCGGCACGCTGCATGCGCAACGCGATCAACGACGCCGGCATCGACGTTGCCCGCATCGGCTACATCAATGCGCACGGCACCTCGACGCCGGCTGGCGATCTCGCCGAGACGATGGCGGTCAAGCAGGCGCTGGGCGACCACGCGCGTTCGGTCATGGTCAGCTCCACCAAGTCGATGACCGGGCACCTGCTGGGCGCGGCCGGCGGCATCGAGGCCGTGTACTCGGCGATGGCGATCCACACTGGCGTGCTGCCGCCCACGATCAACCTCGTGAATCCGTCGGAAGGCTGCGACCTCGACTACATCCCCAATACCGCGCGCGACGCGCAGGTCGAGGTGGCGATGTCGAATTCGTTCGGCTTCGGCGGCACCAACGGCACGCTGGTGTTCGCGAAGGTGTAA
- a CDS encoding glycosyltransferase family 39 protein, which produces MPTDIGMRGAGVRAWHPRHVFIALWGVVTLVKIVLATRLPLFVDEAFYWQEGQHPAWAYSDLPGLTAWLIRVGVEIGGHHVLAVRAPFLLMAALLPWWMVALVRREVDERSAWLAGIAVLLLPLAGTLGLLALPDVAMALATLACVDAATRLVRRVDAGSASLLAFGLAVGALSHYRFAAVVGVGFVALLCLEGGRRALRDPRAWIAIAFGAAAWAPLLAWNFDNAEAGLRFQLVDRHPWALHGEGLLFLPVQAGVVTPLLFVALLAAAWHGARSREPVHRLLALLGGLLVAGFFVLGFFADVERVSFHWPLPGYIALIALLPALLDTWPRWLRTATWSLAAAGLVAFLGYYAAVSSPLVREQAASAKWYPSNFAGWDELAAAVAKARAQMPAGTQIVADNFKIGAELGFALGDPRIAVLDHPLNRDHGRAPQLRLWGLEAQGARELAPGPVLLVVGTTDVKFSELLAHYQSLCQRFGHLPHPEAVNIDHGGRRFLLLRFDGTAPEQSGTCATPAVAHLQEPAAGATVEREFRVYGWAVKDGVGVREVRLTLDGEVVATADYGQENRWVGEFLQGRSNDPGQPAVAFSAQVDASALPAGDYWLGMEIEGADGSVETWSERRIRLR; this is translated from the coding sequence ATGCCGACAGACATCGGAATGCGCGGGGCCGGCGTGCGCGCCTGGCATCCGCGCCATGTATTCATCGCCCTCTGGGGGGTGGTGACGCTGGTCAAGATCGTGCTTGCCACGCGGCTGCCGCTGTTCGTCGACGAAGCCTTCTACTGGCAGGAAGGCCAGCACCCGGCGTGGGCGTATTCGGACCTGCCCGGGTTGACCGCGTGGCTGATCCGCGTGGGCGTGGAGATCGGCGGGCACCATGTGCTGGCGGTGCGCGCGCCGTTCCTGCTGATGGCCGCGCTGCTGCCGTGGTGGATGGTGGCGCTGGTGCGCCGCGAGGTGGACGAGCGCAGCGCGTGGCTGGCCGGCATCGCGGTGCTGCTGCTGCCGCTGGCGGGCACCCTGGGCCTGCTGGCGCTGCCCGACGTGGCGATGGCGCTGGCGACGCTTGCATGCGTGGACGCCGCTACCCGGCTGGTACGCAGGGTGGATGCCGGCAGCGCCAGCCTGCTCGCCTTCGGGCTGGCGGTGGGCGCGCTCAGCCACTACCGCTTCGCGGCGGTGGTCGGGGTGGGATTCGTCGCGCTGCTGTGCCTGGAAGGTGGCCGGCGCGCGTTGCGCGATCCGCGCGCCTGGATCGCGATCGCCTTCGGTGCCGCAGCGTGGGCGCCATTGCTGGCCTGGAATTTCGACAACGCCGAGGCCGGCTTGCGCTTCCAGCTGGTCGACCGCCACCCGTGGGCGCTGCATGGCGAAGGCCTGCTGTTCCTGCCGGTGCAGGCCGGGGTGGTGACGCCATTGCTGTTCGTCGCGCTGCTGGCGGCGGCGTGGCACGGTGCGCGCAGCCGCGAGCCGGTGCACCGGCTGTTGGCGCTACTGGGCGGGCTGCTGGTGGCCGGCTTCTTCGTGCTGGGCTTCTTCGCCGATGTCGAGCGGGTGAGCTTCCACTGGCCGTTGCCGGGCTATATCGCGCTGATCGCGCTGCTGCCTGCATTGCTGGACACCTGGCCGCGCTGGCTGCGCACCGCCACCTGGTCGCTGGCGGCAGCCGGGCTGGTGGCGTTCCTGGGCTACTACGCCGCGGTCTCGTCGCCCTTGGTGCGCGAGCAGGCCGCGTCGGCGAAGTGGTACCCGTCCAACTTCGCCGGCTGGGACGAACTGGCCGCCGCGGTGGCCAAGGCACGCGCGCAGATGCCCGCCGGCACGCAGATCGTGGCCGACAACTTCAAGATCGGCGCCGAACTCGGTTTCGCACTCGGCGATCCGCGTATCGCGGTGCTCGACCATCCGCTCAACCGCGACCATGGCCGTGCCCCGCAGCTGCGGCTGTGGGGTCTGGAAGCGCAAGGCGCGCGCGAGTTGGCCCCGGGGCCGGTGCTGCTGGTGGTCGGCACCACCGACGTCAAGTTCAGCGAGCTTCTCGCCCATTACCAGAGCCTGTGCCAGCGCTTCGGCCACCTGCCGCACCCCGAGGCGGTCAACATCGACCATGGCGGCCGGCGATTCCTGCTGCTGCGTTTCGACGGCACTGCGCCGGAGCAAAGCGGTACGTGCGCGACGCCCGCGGTCGCGCATCTGCAGGAACCTGCAGCCGGCGCCACCGTCGAGCGGGAGTTCCGCGTCTACGGCTGGGCAGTGAAGGATGGCGTGGGTGTGCGCGAGGTCCGCCTGACGCTCGACGGCGAGGTGGTCGCCACCGCCGACTACGGGCAGGAGAACCGCTGGGTGGGCGAGTTCCTGCAGGGTCGTTCCAACGATCCCGGGCAACCGGCGGTGGCGTTCTCCGCGCAGGTCGATGCCTCCGCGCTGCCGGCGGGCGACTACTGGCTGGGGATGGAGATCGAAGGCGCCGACGGCAGCGTCGAGACCTGGAGCGAACGGCGCATCCGCCTGCGCTGA
- the rpmF gene encoding 50S ribosomal protein L32 encodes MAVQKSRVTPSRRGMRRAHDKLQAKQLSTDPTTGETHIRHHITADGYYRGRQVIQPKVKIADED; translated from the coding sequence ATGGCTGTGCAGAAATCCCGAGTCACCCCGTCCCGCCGCGGCATGCGTCGCGCGCACGACAAGCTGCAGGCCAAGCAGCTGTCGACCGACCCGACCACCGGCGAGACCCATATCCGCCACCACATCACCGCCGACGGCTACTACCGTGGTCGCCAGGTGATCCAGCCGAAGGTCAAGATCGCCGACGAAGATTGA
- a CDS encoding Maf family nucleotide pyrophosphatase: MTGALILASTSRYRRELLGRLRLPFTTERPEVDETPLPGEAPAALASRLAVAKAREVVRRHPGAWVIGSDQVAGFDGHALGKPGIRDAAIVQLQSTSGSSVQFLTAVALCRGDALAGEALDTTTVTFRCLQRAEIERYVDAEQPLDCAGSFKSEGLGIALFDAIDTRDPTALIGLPLIATARLLRDAGFVLP; this comes from the coding sequence GTGACCGGCGCGCTGATCCTCGCCTCGACCTCGCGCTACCGGCGGGAACTGCTCGGGCGCCTGCGGCTTCCGTTCACCACCGAACGGCCCGAGGTCGACGAGACCCCGCTGCCTGGGGAGGCACCGGCGGCGCTGGCGTCCAGGCTGGCGGTGGCGAAGGCACGCGAGGTTGTGCGCCGGCACCCGGGCGCCTGGGTGATCGGCTCCGACCAGGTCGCAGGCTTCGATGGCCACGCGCTCGGCAAGCCCGGCATCCGCGATGCCGCGATCGTCCAGCTGCAATCGACGTCGGGCTCCAGCGTGCAGTTCCTGACCGCGGTCGCGCTGTGCCGTGGCGACGCACTGGCCGGGGAGGCACTCGACACCACCACGGTGACGTTCCGGTGCCTGCAGCGGGCGGAGATCGAACGCTACGTCGACGCCGAGCAGCCGCTCGACTGCGCCGGCAGCTTCAAGAGCGAGGGACTCGGCATCGCGCTGTTCGACGCCATCGACACGCGAGACCCGACCGCGCTGATCGGCCTGCCGCTGATCGCCACCGCACGCCTGTTGCGCGACGCCGGGTTCGTGCTGCCTTGA
- a CDS encoding DUF58 domain-containing protein, protein MAASARAPSRMFQRLQGLARPRAPETLPARLDRRRIYVLPTAFGLFFFALLLTMGVGALNYNNNPALLLCLLLAGTALASLLHAHLQLSGLAVQAVDAEAVAAGRPLALRVHVRADPGRPRRGLEVRAGDTAAALHLDDGAGEAVIELPTMQRGWLDVGRLRISTTRPLGLARAWSWVWPEAPMLVYPAPETHGPPLPEGAGDNAQARLHASGDDVHHLRNWRRGDSRRAIAWKPSARRGQLLVREYEQPQGADVVIDWRGTVELPYEARIRRLARWVDEAERDQRRYVLRLPGQPAVGPARGALHRHACLRALALLPEAGHG, encoded by the coding sequence ATGGCCGCGAGCGCCCGCGCACCGTCACGCATGTTCCAGCGCCTGCAGGGCCTTGCACGGCCGCGTGCGCCCGAAACGCTGCCGGCGCGGCTGGACCGCCGCCGCATCTACGTGCTGCCAACCGCCTTCGGGCTGTTCTTCTTCGCGCTGTTGCTGACGATGGGCGTGGGCGCGCTCAACTACAACAACAACCCCGCGCTGCTGCTGTGCCTGCTGCTGGCCGGCACCGCGCTGGCGAGCCTGCTGCACGCGCACCTGCAATTGAGCGGACTCGCTGTCCAGGCGGTCGACGCGGAGGCCGTGGCCGCGGGGCGTCCGCTCGCGCTGCGCGTGCATGTGCGCGCCGATCCCGGCCGCCCCCGGCGCGGGCTCGAGGTTCGCGCAGGTGACACCGCCGCCGCCCTGCACCTCGACGACGGCGCCGGCGAAGCGGTCATCGAACTGCCGACCATGCAGCGCGGCTGGCTCGACGTCGGCCGCCTGCGGATCTCCACCACGCGCCCGCTGGGGTTGGCGCGGGCCTGGTCGTGGGTCTGGCCGGAAGCACCGATGCTGGTCTACCCGGCCCCGGAGACGCACGGCCCGCCGCTGCCCGAAGGCGCCGGCGACAACGCACAGGCGCGGCTGCACGCGTCCGGCGACGATGTCCACCACCTGCGCAACTGGCGGCGTGGCGATTCGCGTCGTGCGATCGCCTGGAAGCCTTCGGCGCGCCGCGGCCAGCTGCTGGTCCGCGAGTACGAGCAGCCGCAGGGCGCCGACGTCGTCATCGACTGGCGCGGCACCGTGGAACTGCCCTACGAGGCGCGCATCCGTCGGCTTGCGCGCTGGGTGGACGAGGCCGAACGCGACCAGCGCCGCTACGTGCTGCGCCTGCCGGGACAGCCCGCGGTCGGTCCCGCGCGTGGCGCGCTGCATCGCCATGCCTGCCTGCGCGCGCTGGCACTGCTGCCGGAGGCCGGGCATGGCTGA